The Nocardia arthritidis genome has a window encoding:
- a CDS encoding VOC family protein, which produces MTTKFNPYVIFWGNAREAMEFYRSVFGGTLTLTTYGELGRQHPDGADKIVHSVLATDIGFTFMGADAPPEIPQASSTKIALFMSGSDADIRGYWKQLSDGGTVLDPLAKQDWGNEKGACMDSFGTTWLVEIVEPRS; this is translated from the coding sequence ATGACGACAAAGTTCAATCCCTACGTTATTTTCTGGGGCAACGCGCGGGAGGCGATGGAGTTCTATCGGAGTGTCTTCGGTGGCACCTTGACCCTGACCACCTACGGTGAGCTCGGCCGCCAGCACCCAGACGGCGCCGACAAGATCGTCCATAGCGTCCTCGCCACCGATATCGGGTTCACGTTCATGGGCGCCGATGCCCCACCCGAGATTCCGCAAGCGTCTTCCACCAAAATCGCGCTGTTCATGAGTGGATCCGACGCGGACATACGCGGCTATTGGAAACAGCTGTCCGACGGCGGCACCGTGTTGGATCCCCTGGCAAAACAGGATTGGGGCAACGAAAAGGGAGCGTGCATGGACAGCTTCGGCACCACCTGGCTGGTTGAGATCGTCGAGCCGCGGTCCTGA
- a CDS encoding VOC family protein, which produces MPTETYPRFMPLLYIESSEEALAFYTDVFDLEEIVERRFPYNQAPGGEHLRGLAYSKLQFKDGTAMSVAERQEWDRPGDTIHVGLNYDDPKEQKAAFDKLADGGTVVTALDKVVWDPNQIYGMVRDRYGVTWETNCYV; this is translated from the coding sequence ATGCCTACCGAAACCTATCCGCGGTTCATGCCGCTGCTGTACATCGAAAGCTCTGAGGAGGCACTGGCCTTCTACACCGATGTGTTCGACTTGGAAGAGATCGTCGAACGCAGGTTCCCGTATAACCAGGCCCCCGGTGGTGAGCACCTTCGCGGACTGGCCTATTCCAAGCTGCAGTTCAAAGACGGCACCGCCATGAGCGTGGCCGAACGCCAAGAATGGGACCGGCCAGGCGACACCATCCATGTCGGTCTCAACTACGACGATCCCAAGGAGCAGAAGGCCGCGTTCGACAAACTCGCCGACGGCGGCACCGTCGTCACGGCACTGGACAAAGTGGTCTGGGACCCCAATCAGATTTACGGCATGGTCCGTGACCGTTACGGCGTCACCTGGGAAACCAACTGCTACGTGTGA
- a CDS encoding cupin → MRSLIAKVVAGFVVPAALAVTSAPALATPAVGVTGNSLARTTIGGWDYVLREITLAPGGSTGWHFHDATIYGVVRDGTLTHYNSSCAVDGIYSPGSIVVEAGGPGYVHLGRNLGSEPLVLEVLYVLPAGSPLAEDAPNPGCAFE, encoded by the coding sequence ATGAGAAGTTTGATCGCCAAGGTCGTCGCGGGTTTCGTTGTGCCTGCGGCTCTCGCCGTGACATCGGCTCCGGCGCTGGCAACGCCCGCGGTGGGAGTCACGGGAAACAGCTTGGCGCGCACCACGATTGGTGGCTGGGATTACGTCTTGCGCGAGATCACTCTCGCGCCGGGCGGTTCGACCGGCTGGCACTTCCACGACGCCACGATCTACGGCGTGGTACGCGACGGCACGCTGACCCATTACAACTCCAGCTGCGCCGTAGATGGAATCTATTCGCCCGGTTCGATCGTCGTGGAGGCCGGCGGGCCCGGCTACGTCCACCTCGGTCGCAACCTGGGCAGTGAGCCACTGGTGTTGGAAGTCCTCTATGTGCTGCCCGCCGGTAGCCCGCTGGCCGAGGATGCGCCGAATCCGGGCTGTGCCTTCGAATGA
- a CDS encoding aspartate ammonia-lyase codes for MTQPIPHLSNAFRIEHDLLGDVTVPTAAYYGAHTARALTNFRISGVPISAYPRLITALATVKQAAATANRDLGVLDGAIAEAIIRACRDIRDGERHDQFVVDSIQGGAGTSTNMNANEVIANQALEYLGRAKGDYEIVHPLDHVNLGQSTNDVYPTAVKLALDGAITDLRIEIASLRTEFAHKAIEFNDLLTIGRTQLQDAVPITLGQEFAAYAVTIAEDEARLDEARLLLHELNLGGTAIGTALNAHPGYRQRAVAELRTLTGIETLISAPDLIEATQDAGVFVQLSGVLKRVAVKLSKLCNDLRLLSSGPRAGFGEITLPARQAGSSIMPGKINPVIPEVVNQIAFEVIGHDLTVTMAAEAGQLQLNAFEPIIARALFDGIDHLTAGVRALTTHCVPGITANIARLAELVADSVGIATGLTPHIGYTNATEIAYQALQKGCGVVELVLERGLLNPSRLDEILSPAHLTGKEFTQ; via the coding sequence ATGACACAGCCGATTCCGCACTTGTCGAACGCATTTCGGATCGAGCACGACCTCCTCGGCGATGTCACCGTCCCCACCGCGGCCTACTACGGCGCACACACCGCCCGAGCGCTGACCAACTTCCGGATCAGCGGCGTACCCATCTCGGCGTATCCCCGACTCATCACCGCGCTCGCGACGGTCAAACAGGCGGCCGCCACCGCCAATCGCGATCTCGGGGTCCTCGACGGCGCCATCGCCGAGGCGATCATCCGCGCCTGCCGCGACATCCGCGACGGCGAACGACACGACCAATTCGTCGTCGACTCCATCCAGGGCGGCGCGGGCACCTCGACCAATATGAACGCCAACGAGGTGATCGCCAACCAGGCACTGGAATACCTCGGCAGAGCCAAAGGCGACTACGAGATCGTGCATCCGCTCGACCACGTCAACCTCGGGCAGAGCACCAACGACGTCTACCCCACCGCGGTGAAACTCGCCCTCGACGGTGCCATCACCGACCTTCGCATCGAAATAGCCTCGCTACGAACGGAATTCGCACACAAGGCGATCGAGTTCAACGATCTGCTCACCATCGGCCGCACACAGCTCCAGGACGCGGTCCCGATCACCCTCGGGCAGGAATTCGCCGCATACGCCGTCACCATCGCCGAGGACGAGGCGCGGCTCGACGAGGCCCGGCTGCTGCTGCACGAGCTCAACCTCGGCGGCACCGCCATCGGCACCGCGCTCAACGCCCATCCCGGCTACCGGCAGCGCGCGGTCGCCGAACTGCGCACGCTCACCGGCATCGAAACCCTCATCAGCGCACCGGATCTCATCGAGGCAACGCAGGATGCCGGTGTCTTCGTGCAACTTTCGGGAGTACTCAAGCGGGTCGCCGTCAAACTCTCCAAGCTCTGCAACGACCTGCGCCTGCTGTCCTCGGGACCACGCGCCGGATTCGGTGAAATCACCCTTCCCGCAAGGCAAGCCGGGTCGAGCATCATGCCGGGAAAGATCAACCCCGTCATCCCGGAGGTCGTCAACCAGATCGCCTTCGAGGTCATCGGTCACGATCTGACCGTGACCATGGCCGCCGAAGCCGGCCAACTCCAGCTCAACGCCTTCGAACCCATCATCGCCCGCGCCCTGTTCGACGGCATCGATCACCTCACCGCGGGCGTGCGCGCCCTCACCACCCATTGCGTCCCCGGCATCACCGCCAATATCGCCCGTCTCGCCGAACTCGTCGCCGATTCCGTCGGCATCGCCACCGGCCTCACTCCGCACATCGGCTACACCAACGCCACCGAGATCGCCTACCAAGCCCTCCAAAAGGGCTGCGGCGTAGTCGAACTCGTCCTCGAACGCGGCCTGCTCAACCCCTCCCGGCTCGACGAGATCCTCTCACCCGCCCACCTGACCGGAAAGGAGTTCACCCAATGA
- a CDS encoding radical SAM protein, with product MSYWGATIGGMAHLFDIESEEHEVAPFGGMTFHEVCAKTLLNRLPGAAAGGTAWTLNPYRGCAHACTYCFARTGHKHLGFGIGEDFSRQIVVKINAAEVLRAELRRGRARGDWVMVGTSTDCYQRAEARYRLMPGIWRALADHRVNFTTTTKSALLLRDIELFAQAAERAHVLVMVSLGSLDDRVRRAFEPAAAPPKARLNVIRALRAAGVPAGVLIAPIIPHAGDHPAALDALVDACVEAGAAVVFPDVMRIKAALRPWFLDQAAAGLPPRLARQLTDSYGRRRAMPDDYVERVTGHVLARARGHGLPVWQDYIDERSGRQPDPAHQLRLL from the coding sequence ATGTCCTATTGGGGCGCGACGATCGGCGGTATGGCCCACCTGTTCGATATCGAATCCGAGGAGCACGAGGTCGCACCGTTCGGCGGCATGACCTTTCACGAGGTGTGTGCCAAGACGCTGCTCAACCGGCTGCCCGGCGCGGCGGCCGGAGGCACGGCATGGACTTTGAATCCCTATCGCGGCTGCGCGCACGCGTGCACGTATTGCTTCGCGCGGACCGGGCACAAACACCTGGGATTCGGGATCGGCGAGGATTTCAGCCGTCAGATCGTGGTGAAAATCAATGCCGCGGAGGTGCTGCGCGCGGAGCTGCGGCGCGGGCGGGCGCGCGGGGATTGGGTGATGGTCGGCACCTCCACCGATTGCTATCAGCGGGCCGAGGCCAGATATCGGCTCATGCCCGGTATCTGGCGGGCGCTCGCCGACCATCGGGTCAACTTCACCACGACGACGAAAAGCGCGCTGCTGCTGCGCGATATCGAATTATTCGCCCAGGCGGCCGAGCGCGCGCACGTACTGGTGATGGTCTCGCTGGGGTCGCTCGATGACCGGGTCCGGCGCGCCTTCGAGCCCGCCGCCGCGCCGCCGAAGGCGCGGTTGAATGTGATCCGGGCCCTGCGGGCTGCCGGTGTTCCCGCTGGAGTGCTGATCGCGCCGATCATCCCGCACGCGGGCGACCACCCCGCGGCACTGGACGCGCTCGTCGATGCCTGCGTGGAAGCCGGTGCGGCGGTGGTGTTTCCGGATGTCATGCGGATCAAAGCGGCGCTGCGGCCGTGGTTCCTCGACCAGGCCGCCGCGGGACTGCCGCCTCGGCTCGCGCGACAACTGACCGATAGTTACGGGCGTCGTCGCGCCATGCCCGACGACTATGTCGAGCGCGTCACCGGGCATGTCCTCGCCCGTGCTCGCGGGCACGGACTGCCAGTCTGGCAGGACTACATCGACGAACGCAGCGGCAGACAGCCGGACCCTGCTCACCAATTGCGGTTGTTATGA
- a CDS encoding VOC family protein → MDTAAPCVAVVDMTDTIAFYRRLGFAVLPTADGPIALVFDGAVMLTLVRGGAAGGRIPAAVRRIRLFGWVRIAVDDYQGTVRRMRPFVTRIEQGSAGSPMFCFRDPNGYRIGISPKMPAAQRKINRIAMKTVHNNRNW, encoded by the coding sequence GTGGACACCGCCGCGCCCTGCGTCGCCGTCGTCGATATGACCGACACGATCGCCTTCTATCGCAGGCTCGGCTTCGCCGTGCTGCCCACCGCCGACGGTCCGATCGCGTTGGTGTTCGACGGTGCGGTGATGTTGACACTGGTCAGAGGGGGCGCCGCAGGTGGCCGGATCCCCGCCGCGGTCAGGCGGATCAGGCTGTTCGGGTGGGTGCGGATCGCGGTGGACGATTATCAGGGGACTGTGCGTCGGATGCGGCCGTTCGTAACGCGGATCGAACAGGGGTCCGCTGGTTCACCGATGTTCTGCTTTCGCGATCCCAACGGGTACCGGATCGGCATCAGCCCGAAAATGCCTGCGGCCCAACGGAAAATCAACCGTATCGCCATGAAAACTGTTCATAACAACCGCAATTGGTGA
- a CDS encoding esterase/lipase family protein — MNTFRCGLTSLGECAAASLLALAAVLARPGTAVSDPLPVPYSVAAIVSATLTAIPPYTPPGANEWSCIPHDPHPRPIVLVHGLFGNAANSWPMFAPLLANEGYCVFTLTYGVYPGDTGKLAGVGGRAPIDRSIDELREFIENVRQTTGSVSVDILSWSEGTVVTAGYIQFRGGADAVHRVVAMAPLWNGTAVADPLRAQLTAMGALGATYQVLDPACAACTELLSGSEFVRQLRDSGVYTPNVGYTNIVTTTDMQVQPYTSGIRGAPNATNIVLQDICPVDLSGHLSLGVDPTVAGLALSALDPVGHYRIPCTPALAPPGI, encoded by the coding sequence ATGAACACGTTCCGTTGCGGGCTGACCAGCCTCGGTGAGTGCGCCGCGGCCTCCCTCCTCGCGCTCGCCGCGGTACTCGCCAGACCCGGCACCGCCGTGTCGGACCCGCTGCCGGTGCCGTACTCGGTCGCGGCGATCGTATCGGCCACCCTTACTGCCATCCCGCCCTACACCCCGCCGGGAGCCAACGAGTGGTCCTGCATCCCACACGACCCACACCCGCGACCAATCGTGTTGGTACACGGCCTGTTCGGCAATGCGGCCAACAGTTGGCCGATGTTCGCGCCGCTACTGGCGAACGAGGGATACTGCGTCTTCACCCTGACCTACGGCGTATATCCCGGCGACACCGGCAAACTCGCCGGAGTCGGCGGACGGGCACCAATCGACCGGTCGATCGATGAACTGCGTGAATTCATCGAAAACGTCCGGCAGACAACCGGATCCGTATCGGTCGACATCCTCAGCTGGTCCGAGGGAACGGTCGTCACCGCCGGATACATTCAATTCCGCGGCGGCGCCGACGCCGTACACCGCGTGGTCGCTATGGCACCGCTGTGGAACGGCACGGCAGTCGCCGACCCGCTGCGGGCACAGCTCACCGCTATGGGCGCGCTCGGTGCGACATACCAGGTACTCGATCCGGCATGCGCCGCATGCACCGAATTGCTGAGCGGCTCCGAATTCGTCCGGCAACTGCGGGACAGCGGCGTCTACACCCCGAACGTCGGGTACACCAATATCGTCACCACCACCGACATGCAGGTGCAGCCGTACACCAGCGGCATCCGCGGCGCACCGAACGCCACCAACATCGTCTTGCAGGACATCTGCCCGGTGGACCTGTCCGGACACCTGTCGCTCGGCGTCGATCCCACCGTCGCGGGCCTCGCCCTCAGTGCCCTGGACCCGGTGGGCCACTACAGAATTCCCTGCACACCAGCACTCGCACCGCCCGGCATCTGA
- a CDS encoding TetR/AcrR family transcriptional regulator: protein MPPVARRRHADKPRREVIAEAAERVLAKRGVEGLTHRAAAEEAGVPLGSTTYYFADRDDLIGAAVERMVDRYAAYLDDWAAEHGADTPYQVVESLVDAVMRCFGEQREQQTFEFELYVAAARRPGLRPVADRFTELSMSALAPHLEPVAARAAITAMTGLILHGMAAQTSPDRAEVAAVLHYAVRTSP from the coding sequence ATGCCGCCAGTAGCCCGCCGCCGCCACGCCGACAAACCACGCCGGGAGGTCATCGCGGAAGCCGCCGAGCGCGTGCTCGCCAAGCGGGGCGTGGAGGGTTTGACCCACCGCGCGGCCGCGGAAGAGGCGGGTGTTCCGCTGGGCTCGACGACCTATTACTTCGCGGATCGCGACGATCTGATCGGCGCGGCGGTGGAACGGATGGTCGACCGCTACGCCGCCTACCTCGACGATTGGGCGGCCGAACACGGTGCGGATACGCCGTATCAGGTGGTGGAATCGCTGGTCGACGCGGTCATGCGGTGCTTCGGGGAGCAGCGCGAGCAGCAGACCTTCGAATTCGAGCTGTACGTCGCGGCGGCTCGGCGACCGGGCCTACGCCCCGTGGCGGATCGGTTCACCGAGCTGTCGATGTCCGCATTGGCGCCACATCTGGAGCCCGTCGCGGCGCGGGCGGCAATCACCGCGATGACCGGTTTGATCCTGCACGGCATGGCCGCGCAAACCTCGCCCGACCGGGCGGAAGTCGCCGCGGTGCTGCACTACGCGGTGCGAACATCGCCATAG
- a CDS encoding flavin-containing monooxygenase, with product MTRRQPSVAVIGAGMSGLCMAITLRQAGIRDITIYEKANEVGGTWRDNVYPGLTCDIPSHFYQYSFAPKSDWTQLFSTGAEIQDYLRRITDRFELRPHIRFGTEIIEARFTGDRWQVHTAGGAIAHFDFLIAATGVLRVPRLPNITGLTTFDGPVLHSADWDPSADLAGKRVAVIGTGSSGVQIMCGLADTADHLTLFQRSANWVLTLPNPRFPRLVTAAHRRWPALGRLGYRAGAGVLGFFARAVIEPGWRRTLLDTAVRADLRRIRDTRLRRTLTPDHRPMCRRLIFSDRFHRIIQRPNVSVIDTGIDYVTLRGVVTTDGTLHEVDAIVLATGFDAHAYLRPMRLIGAKGRTLETAWRNGPKAHLTVALPGFPNFFMLLGPHSPIGNYSLMAVAETQARHILGWIERWRDERFDTVAPTYRATAAYNADLRAALPRTVWATGCSSWYLGPDGLPELWPFTPAEHRRRLDAVPDPRDYDLRRTLRTARSGALPAITNSHP from the coding sequence ATCACCCGCCGCCAGCCATCGGTGGCCGTCATCGGCGCGGGCATGTCGGGCCTGTGCATGGCGATCACCCTGCGGCAGGCCGGAATCCGTGACATCACCATCTACGAGAAGGCCAACGAGGTCGGCGGCACCTGGCGCGACAACGTCTACCCCGGCCTCACCTGTGACATACCGTCGCACTTCTATCAATACAGCTTCGCCCCGAAAAGCGATTGGACACAACTCTTTTCGACCGGTGCCGAGATCCAGGACTATCTGCGTCGGATCACCGACCGCTTCGAATTGCGGCCGCACATCCGGTTCGGCACCGAGATCATCGAAGCGCGCTTCACCGGCGATCGCTGGCAGGTGCACACCGCCGGTGGGGCGATCGCGCACTTCGATTTCCTCATCGCCGCGACCGGTGTGCTTCGCGTGCCGCGTCTACCGAATATCACCGGACTCACCACTTTCGACGGACCCGTCCTACATTCGGCCGACTGGGATCCGTCGGCGGATCTGGCGGGCAAGCGGGTCGCGGTGATCGGCACCGGATCAAGCGGAGTACAGATCATGTGCGGCCTGGCCGATACCGCAGACCACCTAACCCTATTCCAGCGCAGCGCCAATTGGGTTCTCACACTGCCGAATCCGCGCTTCCCACGCTTGGTCACAGCCGCGCACCGGCGTTGGCCCGCGCTCGGCCGCCTCGGCTACCGCGCCGGTGCAGGGGTGCTCGGATTCTTCGCCCGCGCGGTAATCGAGCCAGGTTGGCGTCGAACGCTGCTGGACACCGCCGTGCGCGCCGATCTGCGCAGGATTCGCGACACGAGGCTGCGCCGCACGCTCACCCCCGATCATCGGCCAATGTGCCGCAGACTGATCTTCTCCGATCGTTTTCATCGAATTATCCAGCGCCCCAATGTATCCGTGATCGATACCGGCATCGATTACGTCACCTTGCGCGGCGTCGTCACCACCGACGGCACGCTGCACGAGGTCGACGCGATCGTGCTGGCCACCGGCTTCGACGCACACGCCTACCTGCGTCCGATGCGACTCATCGGCGCCAAAGGCCGCACACTCGAAACCGCTTGGCGCAACGGACCGAAGGCGCATCTGACCGTCGCGCTACCCGGATTCCCGAACTTCTTCATGCTGCTGGGACCGCACAGCCCGATCGGCAACTACTCCCTGATGGCCGTCGCCGAAACCCAGGCCAGGCACATCCTCGGCTGGATCGAACGGTGGCGCGACGAGCGGTTCGATACCGTCGCGCCCACCTATCGCGCCACCGCCGCCTACAACGCCGACCTCCGCGCCGCCCTCCCCCGAACCGTGTGGGCGACAGGATGTTCCAGCTGGTACCTCGGCCCCGACGGACTACCCGAGCTGTGGCCGTTCACACCGGCCGAACACCGCAGGCGCCTGGACGCGGTGCCGGATCCACGCGACTACGACCTGCGCCGCACCCTCCGCACTGCCCGGTCCGGCGCGCTACCGGCCATCACCAACAGCCACCCATAG
- a CDS encoding VOC family protein yields the protein MDATSTGQVSWFEFLTPDPTVLEKFYGQLLGWTFESGPGGTDVRILAPGAASPMGTLVETDSGGDHLRVAISSADIAADVAKLVALGASLAGPVTERSALLADPRGNAFTLASGPQSAPEFPPRHGSLAWFELGTTEPKSVAAFYTEAFGWRFEFDENAGAQYYNIFTGPQWPTGGMYDLQPDGPEYLIPAYLVGDVPTLSEVAETLGGVVEFGPAGCPDGLLYSRVIDPNGNRFEIFSAPGM from the coding sequence ATGGACGCAACATCAACCGGTCAGGTCAGCTGGTTCGAGTTCCTGACCCCCGATCCGACGGTGCTGGAGAAGTTCTACGGGCAGCTGCTCGGCTGGACCTTCGAATCCGGCCCCGGCGGCACCGACGTGCGCATTCTCGCGCCGGGAGCCGCGTCACCGATGGGCACGCTCGTCGAAACCGATTCCGGCGGCGACCATCTCCGGGTTGCCATCTCCTCCGCCGACATCGCCGCCGATGTCGCGAAGCTGGTCGCGCTCGGTGCGTCGTTGGCCGGACCGGTAACCGAGCGCTCCGCACTTCTGGCCGACCCGCGTGGCAACGCCTTCACCCTGGCCTCCGGCCCGCAATCCGCGCCCGAATTCCCGCCGCGGCACGGTTCGCTGGCGTGGTTCGAACTCGGTACCACCGAGCCGAAGTCCGTCGCAGCCTTCTACACCGAGGCTTTCGGGTGGCGCTTCGAATTCGACGAGAACGCGGGCGCGCAGTACTACAACATCTTCACCGGTCCGCAGTGGCCGACCGGCGGCATGTACGACCTGCAACCCGACGGCCCGGAATACCTCATTCCCGCTTACCTGGTCGGCGATGTACCAACCCTCAGCGAGGTTGCCGAAACACTCGGCGGCGTCGTCGAATTCGGCCCCGCCGGCTGCCCCGACGGCCTGCTCTACAGCCGCGTCATCGACCCCAACGGCAACCGCTTCGAGATCTTCTCCGCCCCAGGTATGTGA
- a CDS encoding FAS1-like dehydratase domain-containing protein, with the protein MTDRPFDLATWESRIESFVSDLNAHRGRSAPAPLFTEGPYSFPLVRTRVTEELIRQFARADGDMNPLWSDPRYAAASPWGSVIAPPVFEACFGESPSKPKPPQVPGWNAMQAGAFRRYFEPFRPGDTLTAEDTWHGIEEKTRPGKSYRLFVQTSERSYRNQHGRTVCTVTGRQVATAARPDPAAAATGGPDFSGRRRRKYTSDELDAIRRDYERELSGEARRGAHPRYWEDVDIGESIPAILKGPYDVSDAAAFAGALGLCSGFAAKWQEIAPDLGRRPGDPDTGHPHHPIDWHLQDTIAQQSGMPYALAFGTHMEMMLLHPVTNWMSDFGFVVQADTQLRSPLLLGEVSRTTAQVTNKLTDNEHRVVDLEVVSRTLDGTTYAHATVRVALPSRFVA; encoded by the coding sequence ATGACCGACCGCCCGTTCGATCTCGCCACCTGGGAAAGCCGGATCGAAAGCTTCGTATCCGACCTCAACGCCCACCGGGGACGGTCGGCGCCCGCGCCTCTTTTCACCGAGGGTCCGTATTCGTTTCCGCTGGTTCGCACTCGGGTGACGGAGGAGCTTATCCGACAGTTCGCCCGGGCCGATGGGGATATGAACCCCCTATGGAGCGACCCGCGGTATGCCGCGGCATCTCCGTGGGGTTCGGTGATCGCACCTCCGGTCTTCGAAGCGTGCTTCGGGGAATCGCCCTCGAAACCGAAGCCGCCACAGGTTCCCGGGTGGAATGCCATGCAGGCCGGGGCCTTTCGCCGCTACTTCGAGCCATTCCGGCCGGGCGACACGTTGACCGCCGAAGACACCTGGCACGGCATCGAGGAGAAGACGCGGCCCGGAAAATCGTACCGTCTGTTCGTACAGACTTCTGAACGCTCCTACCGCAACCAACACGGCCGCACCGTCTGCACGGTGACAGGTCGGCAAGTCGCCACCGCGGCGCGTCCCGATCCCGCGGCCGCCGCGACAGGTGGCCCCGATTTCTCCGGCCGCCGACGGCGCAAGTACACATCGGACGAACTCGACGCCATCCGCCGCGACTACGAACGTGAGCTTTCCGGCGAAGCCCGCAGGGGAGCGCACCCCCGATACTGGGAAGACGTCGACATCGGCGAGTCCATCCCCGCCATCCTGAAAGGACCCTACGACGTATCGGACGCCGCCGCGTTCGCCGGCGCATTGGGTCTGTGCTCGGGATTCGCCGCAAAATGGCAGGAGATCGCACCCGATCTCGGCCGCCGCCCCGGCGACCCCGACACCGGACATCCCCACCATCCCATCGACTGGCACCTCCAGGACACCATCGCCCAACAGTCGGGCATGCCGTACGCGCTGGCCTTCGGCACGCACATGGAAATGATGCTGCTGCATCCGGTGACCAACTGGATGTCCGACTTCGGATTCGTTGTGCAAGCCGACACCCAGTTGCGTTCGCCCCTGCTGCTCGGCGAGGTCAGCCGAACGACGGCCCAGGTAACGAACAAGCTCACCGACAACGAGCACCGCGTCGTGGACCTCGAGGTGGTTTCCCGGACACTGGACGGCACCACCTACGCGCACGCGACGGTCAGAGTCGCCCTGCCCAGCCGCTTCGTGGCCTGA
- a CDS encoding MFS transporter produces MTIADITRERAKADPRRWLALVVLLAAAFMDAVDVTVVHIAIPNLVRDIGATSAQVQWITGGYALAFALGLITGGRLGDMFGRKRVFLFGVAAFTLTSLICGIASGPEMLLVGRVLQGASAAMMVPQVLSIAHVTFAEEERAKVFGIYGSVLGLGTVAGPLIGATLVESNLFDLHWRPIFLVNLPLGILGLIAGALVVRESKSEHATKLDLPGVALVTTGLFMLMLPLTQGRELDWPAWSIAMLIGSVPVLALFLAYEWRLARRGGQPLVPLTLFRARTFSAGLAVQLCFGLGSGVFFLAWILYMQIGLGWSPIKTGLAGIPLSIALMAGAAVSTQVLVPRFGRTVLQFGGLIAACGAVLYHVLVTHDGAEMTVAQTMIPACLLGLGFGLIIAPLADLTLSTVPHEHAGSASGLFNTLTQLGQALGIGISSLVFFGRLDAGDSMPTAFGYSLWYVAAGFVIAFVLLFALPRALRPAPEAAPAV; encoded by the coding sequence ATGACTATCGCAGACATCACCCGAGAACGTGCGAAGGCCGACCCCCGGCGGTGGTTGGCTCTGGTCGTCCTCTTGGCGGCGGCTTTCATGGACGCGGTGGATGTGACCGTGGTGCACATCGCCATCCCGAATCTGGTCCGCGATATCGGCGCCACCTCGGCGCAGGTGCAGTGGATCACCGGCGGCTACGCGCTGGCATTCGCGCTCGGACTGATCACCGGCGGCAGGCTGGGCGACATGTTCGGCCGCAAGCGGGTCTTCCTGTTCGGTGTCGCGGCGTTCACCCTGACCTCACTCATCTGCGGCATTGCCAGCGGACCCGAGATGCTGCTCGTCGGCCGGGTGCTGCAGGGCGCGAGCGCGGCAATGATGGTGCCACAAGTACTTTCGATCGCGCACGTCACCTTCGCCGAGGAGGAACGCGCCAAGGTATTCGGTATCTACGGCTCGGTGCTCGGCCTCGGCACCGTCGCCGGGCCGCTGATCGGCGCGACCCTGGTCGAATCGAATCTGTTCGATTTGCATTGGCGGCCGATCTTTTTGGTGAATCTCCCATTGGGCATCCTCGGGCTGATCGCGGGTGCGCTCGTGGTGCGCGAGTCGAAGTCCGAGCACGCGACGAAGCTGGACCTGCCGGGCGTCGCGCTGGTCACCACCGGTTTGTTCATGCTGATGTTGCCGCTCACCCAGGGACGCGAATTGGATTGGCCCGCATGGTCGATCGCGATGCTGATCGGCTCGGTGCCGGTGCTCGCACTGTTCCTGGCCTACGAGTGGCGGCTCGCGCGCCGCGGCGGTCAGCCGCTGGTGCCGCTGACACTGTTCCGTGCGCGGACATTCTCCGCCGGGTTGGCCGTGCAGCTGTGCTTCGGGCTCGGCTCCGGGGTGTTCTTCCTCGCCTGGATCCTCTACATGCAGATCGGGCTCGGCTGGTCGCCGATCAAGACCGGACTCGCGGGCATCCCGCTCTCGATCGCGTTGATGGCCGGTGCCGCGGTGTCGACCCAGGTGCTCGTCCCGCGCTTCGGGCGCACCGTACTCCAGTTCGGCGGGCTCATCGCCGCGTGCGGCGCGGTGCTGTACCACGTGCTCGTCACGCACGACGGCGCCGAAATGACGGTGGCGCAGACCATGATTCCCGCGTGCCTGCTCGGTCTGGGATTCGGGTTGATCATCGCACCGCTTGCCGATCTCACCCTGTCCACCGTCCCGCACGAGCACGCCGGATCGGCATCCGGGCTCTTCAACACCCTCACCCAACTCGGTCAAGCCCTCGGCATCGGCATCTCCTCGCTGGTGTTCTTCGGCCGCCTCGACGCGGGTGACAGCATGCCCACCGCGTTCGGCTACTCGCTGTGGTATGTCGCAGCCGGATTCGTCATCGCGTTCGTGCTGCTGTTCGCACTGCCCAGGGCACTGCGCCCGGCCCCAGAGGCCGCACCGGCCGTCTGA